A stretch of the Elephas maximus indicus isolate mEleMax1 chromosome 3, mEleMax1 primary haplotype, whole genome shotgun sequence genome encodes the following:
- the NTRK1 gene encoding high affinity nerve growth factor receptor: MLPGGRRGQLGRYGRATGRGGLLAWLLLASAGAASCPEACCPHGTSGLRCAQAGALRNLRYLPGAENLTELYIENQQHLRRLELDDLRDLGELRNLIIVKSGLHFVAPDAFHFTPRLSRLNLSFNALESLSWKTVQGLSLQELVLSGNPLNCSCALRWLQRWEEEGLGRVHEQKLQCPGQGPLALLRNASCGVPTLKVLMPNASVDVGDSVLLQCQVEGQELEQAGWILTDLEESATVMQSGGLPSLVLTLANVTSNLNRKNVTCWAENDVGRAELSVQVNVSFPASVRLHKAVEQHHWCIPFSVDGQPAPSLRWLFNGSVLNETSFIFTEFLEPLANETVRHGCLRLNQPTHVNNGNYTLLATNPSGRAADFVMAAFMDNPFEFNPEDPIPDTNSTSRDPVEKKDETPFGVSVAVGLAVFACLFLSTLLLVLNKCGRRNKFGINRPAVLAPEDGLAMSLHFMTLGGSSLSPTEGKGSGLQGHIIENPQYFSDACVHHIKRRDIVLKWELGEGAFGKVFLAECHNLLPEQDKMLVAVKALKEVSESARQDFQREAELLTVLQHQHIVRFFGVCTEGRPLLMVFEYMRHGDLNRFLRSHGPDAKLLAGREDVAPGPLGLGQLLAVASQVAAGMVYLAGLHFVHRDLATRNCLVGQGLVVKIGDFGMSRDIYSTDYYRVGGRTMLPIRWMPPESILYRKFTTESDVWSFGVVLWEIFTYGKQPWYQLSNTEAIECITQGRELERPRACPLEVYAIMRGCWQREPQQRHSIKDVHARLQALAQAPPVYLDVLG; this comes from the exons ATGCTGCCAGGCGGACGGCGCGGGCAGCTCGGCCGCTACGGCCGGGCCACGGGGCGGGGCGGCCTGCTGGCCTGGCTGCTGCTGGCATCCGCAGGCGCCGCATCCTGCCCCGAAGCCTGCTGCCCCCACGGGACCTCGGGGCTGCGCTGCGCCCAGGCCGGAGCCCTGCGTAACCTCCGCTACCTGCCGGGCGCCGAGAACCTGACGGAGCT CTACATTGAGAACCAGCAGCATCTGCGACGTTTGGAGCTTGATGACCTGAGAGACCTGGGAGAGCTGAGAAATCT CATCATCGTGAAGAGCGGCCTCCATTTCGTGGCGCCAGATGCCTTCCATTTCACTCCTCGGCTCAGTCGCCT GAATCTCTCCTTTAATGCTCTGGAGTCTCTCTCCTGGAAAACAGTCCAGGGCCTCTCACTACAGGAACT GGTCCTGTCGGGGAACCCTCTGAACTGTTCCTGTGCCTTGCGCTGGCTGCAgcgctgggaggaggaggggctgggcAGAGTGCACGAGCAGAAGCTGCAATGTCCGGGCCAGGGGCCCCTTGCCCTCCTTCGCAACGCCAGCTGCG GTGTGCCCACACTGAAGGTCCTGATGCCTAATGCTTCGGTGGACGTGGGAGACAGTGTGTTGCTGCAGTGCCAGGTGGAGGGCCAGGAACTGGAGCAGGCCGGCTGGATCCTCACAGATCTCGAGGAGTCAGCCACAGTGATG CAATCCGGGGGTCTGCCATCCCTGGTGCTGACCCTGGCCAATGTCACCAGTAACCTCAACAGGAAGAACGTGACATGCTGGGCAGAGAACGATGTGGGACGGGCGGAGCTCTCTGTCCAGGTCAACGTCTCCT TCCCGGCCAGCGTGCGGCTGCACAAAGCAGTAGAGCAGCACCACTGGTGCATCCCCTTCTCGGTGGACGGGCAGCCGGCGCCCTCGCTGCGCTGGCTCTTCAACGGCTCCGTGCTCAATGAGACCAGCTTCATCTTCACCGAGTTCCTGGAGCCGTTGGCCAACGAGACTGTGCGGCACGGCTGCCTGCGCCTCAACCAGCCCACCCACGTCAACAATGGCAACTACACGCTGCTGGCCACCAACCCCTCCGGCCGGGCCGCCGACTTTGTCATGGCCGCCTTCATGGACAACCCATTTGAGTTCAACCCTGAGGATCCCATTCCTG ACACTAACAGCACATCGAGAGACCCAGTGGAGAAGAAGGACGAAACACCTTTTGGG GTATCAGTGGCCGTGGGCCTGGCTGTCTTTGCCTGCCTCTTCCTTTCTACTCTGCTCCTTGTACTCAACAAATGTGGACGGAGAAACAAGTTTGGGATCAACC GTCCTGCTGTGCTGGCTCCAGAGGATGGGCTGGCCATGTCCCTACATTTCATGACGTTGGGTGGCAGCTCCCTGTCCCCTACCGAGGGAAAAGGCTCCGGGCTTCAAGGCCACATCATCGAGAACCCACAATACTTCAGTGATGCCT GTGTTCATCACATCAAGCGCCGGGACATCGTGCTCAAGTGGGAGCTGGGCGAGGGTGCCTTTGGGAAAGTCTTCCTCGCTGAGTGCCACAACCTGCTGCCTGAGCAGGACAAGATGCTAGTGGCCGTCAAG GCACTGAAGGAGGTGTCAGAGAGTGCCCGGCAGGACTTCCAGCGCGAGGCTGAACTGCTCACCGTGCTTCAGCACCAACACATCGTGCGCTTCTTCGGGGTCTGCACCGAGGGCCGCCCGCTGCTCATGGTCTTTGAATACATGCGGCATGGCGACCTCAACCGCTTCCTCCG GTCCCACGGGCCTGATGCCAAGCTGCTGGCTGGCAGGGAGGACGTGGCTCCAGGCCCCCTGGGTCTGGGGCAGCTGCTGGCCGTGGCTAGCCAGGTCGCTGCAGGAATGGTGTACCTGGCAGGCCTGCACTTCGTGCATCGGGACCTGGCCACACGCAACTGTCTGGTGGGTCAGGGGCTAGTGGTCAAGATCGGCGATTTCGGCATGAGCAGAGATATCTACAGCACCGACTATTACCGT GTGGGAGGCCGCACCATGCTGCCCATCCGCTGGATGCCGCCCGAGAGCATCCTCTACCGCAAGTTCACTACCGAGAGCGACGTGTGGAGCTTCGGCGTGGTGCTCTGGGAGATCTTCACCTATGGCAAGCAGCCCTGGTACCAGCTCTCCAACACCGAG